One window of the candidate division WOR-3 bacterium genome contains the following:
- the accD gene encoding acetyl-CoA carboxylase, carboxyltransferase subunit beta has translation MPIPNSESESAKDSKRMEVPNGLWLRCEGCNEILYRKSLEKNYYICSKCGFHFRISIKKYIEILLDPNTFEEFDANLLPEDPLKFPKYPEKVAEAQKKTGFNEGFVYGRGKVNNIPLIIGLMDFNFIGGSMGSVVGEKVARAIRKARSDRIPLVIIATSGGARMHEGIFSLMQMAKTAAELALLSEAHIPFISIVTNPTMAGVMASYASLGDIIIAEPKALLGFAGARVIEGTIGEKLPEGFQTAEFLLKHGFVDIVVSRKDLRATLSKILDILSPKQEMSQND, from the coding sequence ATGCCAATACCTAATAGCGAATCAGAGAGTGCAAAAGACTCAAAGCGAATGGAAGTGCCCAATGGTCTTTGGCTTCGATGTGAAGGGTGTAATGAGATTTTATACCGCAAGAGTTTAGAAAAAAACTATTATATCTGTTCCAAATGCGGTTTTCATTTTCGGATTAGTATCAAAAAATACATTGAGATTTTATTAGACCCAAATACTTTTGAAGAATTTGACGCCAATCTTTTACCTGAAGACCCATTAAAATTTCCCAAATATCCAGAAAAAGTAGCCGAAGCCCAGAAAAAAACCGGTTTTAATGAAGGGTTTGTTTATGGCCGAGGAAAGGTAAATAATATACCTTTAATTATAGGATTAATGGATTTTAATTTTATTGGTGGAAGTATGGGCTCGGTCGTTGGCGAAAAAGTTGCCCGAGCAATTAGAAAAGCACGCTCAGACCGAATCCCTTTGGTGATTATTGCAACTTCAGGCGGTGCCCGAATGCACGAAGGTATCTTCTCTTTAATGCAGATGGCAAAAACTGCTGCGGAATTAGCCCTTTTATCCGAGGCACACATCCCTTTTATTTCAATTGTTACCAATCCCACTATGGCTGGTGTGATGGCATCTTATGCCTCTTTGGGCGATATTATTATTGCTGAACCTAAAGCATTATTAGGATTTGCTGGCGCAAGAGTAATTGAAGGCACTATCGGTGAAAAATTACCCGAAGGATTCCAAACCGCGGAGTTTTTACTAAAACACGGATTTGTTGACATTGTCGTGAGCCGAAAAGACCTACGCGCAACCTTATCGAAAATCCTTGACATCCTATCCCCAAAGCAAGAAATGTCACAAAATGATTAG
- the serS gene encoding serine--tRNA ligase gives MDLKFIRNNPEQAKKILARRDEPISIDEILQLDEKRRDVIKVRDQMRMNHRQLSEQVAKLKKEKKEVSNLVNECKELSEKIKTVEQELSTIENELENKLKFLPNIIHESVPDEDKIVASWGNKPEFTFTPLAHWDLCEALQIVDFTRASKISGSRFVLFKGLGALLERALINFCLDIHTKNGYQEINPPALNLEECFYNTGALPKLADEMYRCTQDPFYLIPTAEVPLVNLHSNECLKEDELPKYYTAYTPCFRREAGSYGKDVRGMIRIHQFDKVELVKFTKPEDSFDELEKMRKDVEELMQLLEIPYQVKLLSAKEMAFQSAKTYDIEAWAGGVGAWLEVSSISNCVDFQARRGNIRLRRKSGELEYVHILNGSGLAFPRIFIALIENNQQKDGTVIIPEVLRPYMGGISKIG, from the coding sequence ATGGACCTAAAGTTTATTCGCAATAATCCCGAACAGGCAAAAAAGATTCTTGCACGTCGTGATGAACCGATATCAATTGATGAAATTTTACAATTAGATGAGAAGCGCCGAGATGTAATCAAAGTGCGCGACCAGATGCGAATGAATCACCGCCAACTCTCCGAACAAGTTGCTAAACTTAAAAAAGAGAAAAAAGAAGTCAGTAATCTGGTGAATGAATGTAAAGAACTGAGCGAAAAGATTAAAACCGTTGAACAAGAACTGAGCACAATTGAAAATGAATTAGAAAACAAACTCAAATTTCTGCCTAATATTATTCACGAATCAGTTCCGGATGAAGATAAAATTGTCGCTTCTTGGGGCAACAAACCAGAATTTACTTTTACGCCTTTAGCCCATTGGGATTTATGTGAAGCACTCCAAATCGTTGATTTTACTCGGGCATCTAAAATTTCTGGCTCACGATTTGTATTATTTAAGGGTTTAGGTGCACTCTTAGAACGGGCTCTGATTAATTTTTGTTTAGACATCCATACCAAAAATGGTTATCAGGAAATTAACCCGCCGGCATTAAATTTAGAAGAATGTTTTTATAATACGGGCGCTTTACCTAAATTAGCCGATGAAATGTATCGCTGTACTCAAGACCCGTTCTATTTAATTCCCACCGCGGAAGTGCCTTTAGTTAATTTACATAGTAATGAGTGCTTAAAAGAAGATGAACTGCCCAAATACTATACAGCTTATACACCTTGTTTTCGCCGTGAAGCCGGCTCTTATGGAAAAGATGTCAGAGGAATGATAAGAATCCATCAGTTTGATAAAGTCGAATTAGTCAAATTTACTAAACCCGAAGATTCTTTTGACGAGTTAGAAAAAATGCGAAAAGATGTCGAAGAACTTATGCAATTATTAGAAATTCCTTATCAGGTAAAGTTATTATCCGCCAAAGAGATGGCATTTCAGTCGGCTAAAACTTATGATATTGAAGCCTGGGCAGGCGGTGTTGGTGCCTGGTTAGAAGTTTCTTCTATATCTAATTGTGTTGATTTTCAAGCCCGACGCGGCAATATTCGCTTGCGTCGAAAATCAGGAGAACTGGAGTATGTCCACATCTTAAATGGCTCAGGCTTGGCATTTCCTCGAATTTTCATCGCCTTAATTGAAAACAACCAGCAAAAAGATGGAACTGTAATAATTCCCGAAGTGCTTAGACCCTATATGGGTGGGATAAGCAAAATCGGTTAG
- a CDS encoding glutamate mutase L yields MIPKENIKRVLATDCGSTTTKAILIEKTGSEYRLKVRGEAPTTVEAPFEDVTRGVLNSIREVEELSNKVILDGEKIIKPSKNDKEGVDIYISTSSAGGGLQMMVAGVVLTMTAESAARAALGAGAIVMDVIASNDGRLPHEKIERIRTLRPDMILLSGGVDGGTISHVVELAELIRAADPRPRFGTGYSLPVIYAGNKDARDLIIKTLQDKSALVIVENLRPVLERENLIPARHRIHDLFMEHVMAHAPGYKKLMEWTDVPIMPTPGAVGLLIENIGKTEHIDVLGVDIGGATTDIFSVFSGIFNRTVSANLGMSYSISNVLAEAGEENIMRWIPFEIPVADVRNRIRNKMIRPTTIPSTLEELKIEHAIAREALRLALEQHKSMAVGLKGVQQERTISDAFAQTLSGETLVNMMSLNLIVGSGGILSHAPRRVQAALMMIDAFLPEGVTRLAVDSIFMMPHLGVLSTVHQEAAKEVFEKDCLVKLGTCIAPVGEGKPNAKCVSVKVTKPNGEVLEKTVNYGDIFLIPLENIKTRAQIRPEKNFDVGAGKGKELDTEIEGGVVGVIIDCRGRRPFVIPQESKQRIEFLQKTATALNAYPK; encoded by the coding sequence ATGATACCTAAAGAAAATATTAAGCGCGTCTTAGCCACAGATTGTGGTAGCACCACAACCAAAGCAATTTTAATTGAAAAGACCGGCAGTGAATATCGGTTAAAAGTTCGGGGTGAAGCACCGACAACTGTCGAAGCACCTTTTGAAGATGTTACCCGCGGGGTCTTAAATTCAATTCGTGAGGTTGAAGAGTTGTCCAATAAAGTCATTTTAGATGGTGAAAAAATCATTAAACCATCTAAAAATGATAAAGAAGGTGTTGACATCTATATCTCCACTTCATCTGCGGGTGGTGGTCTACAAATGATGGTTGCGGGTGTGGTCTTAACTATGACTGCCGAAAGTGCCGCACGTGCGGCTTTAGGCGCTGGTGCTATTGTAATGGATGTCATTGCTTCTAATGATGGTCGCTTACCCCACGAAAAAATCGAAAGAATTAGAACTTTACGTCCAGATATGATTTTGCTTTCAGGCGGAGTTGACGGTGGCACGATTTCTCATGTTGTGGAGTTGGCTGAGTTGATTCGGGCTGCTGACCCCAGACCCAGATTTGGCACAGGTTATAGTCTGCCTGTTATCTATGCCGGTAATAAAGATGCCCGCGACTTAATTATAAAAACTCTACAAGATAAAAGTGCTTTAGTCATTGTGGAAAATCTCCGTCCTGTGCTGGAACGAGAAAATCTGATTCCTGCCCGTCATCGGATTCATGATTTATTTATGGAACATGTAATGGCACATGCTCCCGGTTATAAGAAATTAATGGAATGGACCGATGTGCCCATTATGCCAACACCAGGGGCTGTCGGTCTTTTAATTGAAAATATTGGCAAGACCGAACATATTGATGTTTTAGGCGTTGATATTGGCGGAGCAACAACCGATATCTTCTCAGTCTTTTCTGGAATCTTTAACCGAACTGTCAGCGCTAATTTAGGAATGTCTTATAGTATCTCTAATGTCTTGGCTGAAGCCGGTGAAGAAAATATTATGCGCTGGATACCATTTGAAATTCCAGTTGCCGATGTGCGCAATCGCATTCGTAATAAGATGATTCGACCAACAACCATTCCATCAACTTTAGAAGAATTAAAAATTGAACACGCCATTGCTCGTGAAGCCTTGCGCTTAGCCTTAGAACAACATAAGTCAATGGCCGTAGGACTCAAAGGAGTTCAACAGGAACGAACGATTTCTGATGCGTTTGCTCAGACGCTATCTGGTGAAACTTTAGTAAATATGATGAGTCTTAATCTGATTGTTGGCTCAGGTGGTATCTTATCCCATGCTCCCCGACGCGTCCAAGCCGCATTAATGATGATTGACGCCTTTTTACCCGAGGGCGTTACACGCTTAGCAGTTGATAGTATCTTTATGATGCCGCATTTAGGTGTCTTGTCCACTGTGCACCAAGAAGCCGCCAAAGAAGTCTTTGAAAAAGATTGCTTAGTAAAATTAGGAACTTGTATTGCACCAGTTGGTGAAGGCAAACCTAATGCAAAATGTGTTTCGGTAAAAGTAACGAAACCTAATGGTGAAGTGTTAGAGAAAACAGTTAATTATGGCGATATCTTTTTAATTCCTTTAGAAAATATTAAAACCCGGGCTCAGATTCGACCTGAAAAGAATTTTGATGTCGGTGCCGGTAAAGGAAAAGAACTTGACACTGAAATCGAAGGTGGTGTTGTTGGTGTGATTATCGACTGCCGCGGCCGTAGACCCTTTGTCATACCCCAAGAATCAAAACAAAGAATTGAGTTTCTCCAAAAGACCGCAACCGCACTCAATGCCTATCCTAAGTAA
- a CDS encoding class II aldolase/adducin family protein: protein MASANTKKKIIALGKFLFEHKYIVASDGNISARVNNWEMLITRSGVCKGELSTNDIVKLNLKDWNLEDKIYPLKPSSEYRMHSAIYLQRPDVNAVIHAHPALATTFAVTGRKLNVNLLTETAQTLGVIKYLGYYPPGSVELANAVRKAVIKHNVIILGNHGVVVCGQDLTDARFRLERLEFLAKVTLLVTLIQ, encoded by the coding sequence ATGGCATCAGCGAATACAAAAAAGAAAATTATTGCATTAGGCAAATTTCTCTTTGAGCATAAATACATTGTTGCCTCAGACGGTAATATTAGTGCCCGAGTTAATAATTGGGAAATGCTCATTACCCGAAGCGGAGTCTGTAAAGGAGAGTTGAGCACTAATGATATAGTTAAGCTGAACCTTAAAGATTGGAATCTGGAAGATAAAATTTACCCATTAAAACCATCTTCAGAATATCGCATGCATTCAGCAATTTATCTGCAAAGACCGGATGTCAATGCTGTTATTCATGCTCATCCAGCGCTTGCCACAACCTTTGCTGTTACCGGCAGAAAATTAAATGTGAACTTATTAACTGAAACCGCCCAAACCCTGGGGGTAATAAAATATCTTGGCTATTATCCGCCAGGAAGTGTTGAGTTAGCAAATGCCGTAAGAAAAGCCGTCATTAAGCATAATGTCATTATTTTAGGCAATCATGGCGTGGTTGTCTGTGGCCAAGATTTAACTGATGCCAGATTTCGGTTAGAGCGGTTAGAATTTTTAGCAAAAGTTACGCTGTTAGTTACCCTTATTCAATAA
- a CDS encoding S8 family serine peptidase: MLNKIIFVFLAIISLVFANQRENLIAHSIGEIDGNKYLLGTMIVKFKPEYRNKIGTDVFDGIAKTNIPQIDRLNQKWQVNKVEKIIPDPNPSELAKQYGMDLFYRFNFPETKDIRQIIKDYEKTGVIQYAEPDYIFQVDRVPNDPYYNSQWHLIKCQCALAWDGILGDSTVTVMIIDCGVDYNHDDLKYVYSINTPEDVNGNRRFDPYPASQGGDFDGIDQDGNLYTDDVIGWDWIGNDPNPYPNAGDDHGTNCAGIPIAHTNNNLGIASYSWGCRYVDARCGYGGYIYNYLPALYYAVTRQVWAVSMSFGGSAYQQAYQDAINYAWAGGCVLMASAGNCETHPPGVLRYPACYQNVICVAATDQNDYLSDWPGPGQSNYGPFVDVCAPGTAVLTTDPNNGYGAWDGTSMSTPCVAGLAVLLKSMYPRMTNAECTLRIFQSCDPMPDPQYAQGNCGYGRINVTKAIYQPIRCNLKTSALRINDGNNNYPQNNETVSLIITLTNERGYQNASSVTAILSTNDPDVTIIKNTASFPNISAGASQNCSADSFVFSVNANAVPHQVKFIVQKNANPPSLSTLDTIYVNICFPRILLVDDDEGANYEIYYKEAIDSLKTFYRLWTVNSAGSPPLETLSNYPVTVWFTGLDSLNTLTTTDITNLTSYLNSGNKLFICGQNLGQHIGTTTFYSNYLRASYITNSTGIIFAVGVPNDPIGGVNGDTIVLGGAGGAANSRSNDGIKPLSGAKGCFWYRGYSDTTVYGAIHYSGTYKLVYFGMPFEAIDHSALRYIQKWDVMRRILTFFGERLPGIEETEASTLIFTINPNNPFSLFPNPFSERTTIHLTLPNIRNAQLNIYNLSGALVKTLKIDGSNISWDGTDQNARKLLSGIYFCELKTPQGSSIQKAVILR, from the coding sequence ATGTTAAATAAAATTATTTTTGTCTTTTTAGCAATTATTAGTCTGGTTTTTGCTAATCAAAGGGAAAATCTCATAGCACACAGCATAGGTGAGATAGATGGAAACAAATATTTATTGGGTACGATGATTGTAAAGTTCAAACCGGAATATCGGAATAAAATTGGCACGGATGTTTTTGACGGTATTGCGAAAACTAACATTCCTCAAATTGACCGATTAAACCAAAAATGGCAAGTAAATAAAGTAGAGAAAATTATTCCTGACCCTAATCCCAGTGAACTTGCCAAACAATACGGTATGGACTTATTCTATCGCTTTAATTTTCCTGAAACTAAAGATATAAGGCAGATCATAAAAGACTATGAGAAGACCGGTGTTATTCAATATGCTGAACCTGATTATATTTTTCAAGTTGACCGTGTGCCTAATGACCCTTATTATAACTCACAATGGCACTTAATAAAGTGTCAATGTGCTTTGGCTTGGGATGGTATTTTAGGCGATTCTACTGTGACTGTAATGATTATTGATTGTGGTGTTGATTATAATCACGATGATTTGAAATATGTCTATTCGATTAATACGCCGGAAGATGTTAATGGTAATCGACGTTTTGACCCTTATCCCGCATCTCAAGGCGGTGACTTTGATGGTATTGACCAAGATGGCAACTTGTACACGGATGATGTCATTGGCTGGGACTGGATTGGAAACGACCCAAACCCTTATCCTAATGCCGGAGATGACCACGGAACCAACTGCGCTGGCATTCCGATTGCTCATACTAATAATAATCTCGGCATTGCCAGTTATAGTTGGGGTTGTCGTTATGTTGATGCCCGTTGTGGCTATGGTGGCTATATTTACAATTATCTACCGGCACTTTATTATGCTGTAACCCGACAAGTTTGGGCAGTAAGTATGTCGTTTGGCGGTTCTGCTTATCAACAAGCATATCAGGATGCAATCAATTATGCCTGGGCAGGAGGTTGTGTATTGATGGCTTCAGCCGGAAATTGTGAAACTCATCCACCAGGTGTTTTACGCTATCCTGCCTGCTATCAGAATGTTATTTGTGTGGCGGCAACTGACCAAAATGATTATCTTTCTGATTGGCCAGGACCGGGTCAATCAAATTATGGTCCGTTTGTTGATGTTTGTGCCCCAGGAACAGCAGTTTTAACTACTGACCCTAATAATGGCTACGGTGCTTGGGATGGCACATCAATGTCCACTCCTTGTGTCGCTGGCTTGGCCGTGCTCTTAAAATCAATGTATCCAAGAATGACTAATGCCGAATGCACTTTGAGAATCTTCCAATCTTGTGACCCAATGCCTGACCCCCAATACGCTCAAGGAAATTGTGGCTATGGACGCATCAATGTGACAAAAGCAATCTATCAACCAATTCGATGTAATCTCAAGACATCAGCATTACGGATAAATGATGGTAATAATAACTATCCCCAAAATAATGAGACAGTGAGTTTAATTATAACTTTGACGAATGAACGGGGTTATCAAAATGCATCCAGTGTTACTGCAATACTTTCTACTAATGACCCGGATGTTACGATTATCAAGAACACGGCAAGTTTTCCTAATATTAGTGCTGGCGCATCACAAAATTGTTCGGCTGATTCCTTTGTATTTTCAGTTAATGCTAATGCTGTGCCCCATCAGGTTAAATTTATTGTTCAGAAAAATGCTAATCCACCTTCTTTAAGCACTTTAGATACAATTTATGTTAATATCTGTTTTCCCCGAATTCTTTTGGTTGACGACGACGAAGGTGCTAATTATGAAATATATTATAAAGAAGCCATAGATTCCTTAAAAACTTTTTATCGACTGTGGACAGTAAATTCTGCTGGCTCACCACCTTTAGAGACTCTCTCTAATTATCCAGTCACAGTTTGGTTTACTGGTTTAGATAGTTTGAATACCTTAACTACGACTGATATTACTAATCTTACGAGTTATCTTAATTCTGGAAACAAACTCTTTATATGCGGACAAAACTTAGGCCAACACATCGGTACAACGACCTTTTATAGCAACTATCTGCGCGCATCGTATATCACTAACAGCACCGGAATTATTTTTGCGGTTGGTGTGCCCAATGACCCAATTGGTGGTGTTAATGGTGATACAATTGTCTTAGGTGGTGCTGGTGGTGCTGCAAATTCTCGTTCTAATGATGGCATTAAACCGCTAAGTGGTGCTAAAGGATGCTTTTGGTATCGCGGTTATTCAGATACTACGGTTTATGGTGCAATTCATTATAGCGGAACTTATAAACTGGTATATTTTGGAATGCCCTTTGAAGCAATCGACCACTCGGCCTTAAGATATATCCAAAAATGGGATGTGATGCGTCGAATCCTAACATTTTTTGGTGAACGATTACCCGGTATTGAAGAAACAGAAGCGTCAACGCTTATTTTTACTATTAATCCCAACAACCCCTTTTCCTTATTCCCCAATCCTTTTTCGGAAAGAACGACAATTCACTTGACATTGCCTAATATCCGCAATGCCCAGTTGAACATTTACAATCTCTCTGGTGCATTAGTAAAGACACTCAAAATTGATGGCTCTAATATTAGTTGGGATGGCACAGACCAAAACGCAAGAAAGTTATTAAGTGGTATCTATTTCTGCGAACTAAAGACTCCTCAAGGTAGTTCGATTCAAAAAGCAGTTATCTTGAGATAA